A genomic window from Anthocerotibacter panamensis C109 includes:
- the trpD gene encoding anthranilate phosphoribosyltransferase: MNLQALLKQLLAGVSLTQEQAQELMQAWLVGDVPEATTAAILVALQLKGVDVAELTGFAQSVRAVSCKPLGLKPLVDTCGTGGSGTGSFNISTAVAFVGAACGVKIAKHGNRSASGTVGSADVLEYLGVNLKAPPEQVRAAVEAVGVTFLFAVGWHPALRHVASVRRELGIRTVFNLLGPLVNPLVPTAQVLGVYPRSFAQPLAQVLRNLGCERAFVLHGQEGLDEAGLGANTTIVGFDADRFWEEELDPVALGLTPATIQQVRGGTVADNAQILEQVLGGKGTRAQREIVALNASAVLQVGGVAANWPEGIQRAQDCLASGAALEKLYALVRFLKAR, encoded by the coding sequence ATGAACCTGCAAGCGCTCCTCAAGCAACTCCTCGCCGGGGTTTCCCTGACGCAAGAACAGGCTCAAGAACTGATGCAAGCATGGCTGGTGGGGGACGTTCCTGAGGCGACGACCGCCGCTATCCTGGTCGCCCTCCAGCTAAAAGGCGTGGATGTGGCAGAACTGACGGGATTTGCCCAGAGTGTACGGGCAGTGAGCTGCAAACCCCTCGGGCTCAAGCCCCTAGTAGATACCTGTGGCACCGGGGGGAGCGGCACTGGGTCTTTTAATATTTCGACAGCAGTGGCTTTTGTTGGGGCTGCCTGCGGCGTGAAGATCGCCAAGCACGGTAACCGCTCTGCTTCAGGAACAGTAGGCTCTGCTGATGTCCTGGAGTACCTAGGGGTCAACCTCAAGGCTCCACCAGAGCAAGTCCGGGCTGCGGTCGAGGCTGTGGGGGTGACCTTTCTCTTTGCGGTGGGCTGGCATCCGGCTTTGCGCCATGTCGCTTCAGTACGGCGCGAGTTGGGCATCCGCACGGTTTTTAATCTCCTCGGTCCTTTGGTCAATCCTCTCGTCCCCACCGCTCAGGTTTTGGGGGTCTATCCACGCTCTTTTGCCCAACCCCTAGCCCAGGTTCTGCGCAATTTGGGCTGTGAGCGAGCTTTCGTCCTCCACGGTCAGGAGGGGCTGGATGAAGCTGGACTGGGAGCCAATACTACAATAGTGGGCTTCGACGCTGACCGCTTTTGGGAGGAGGAACTGGACCCTGTGGCGCTCGGACTCACGCCCGCCACGATCCAACAGGTGAGGGGGGGGACTGTCGCGGATAATGCTCAGATCCTCGAACAGGTCCTTGGCGGTAAAGGTACCCGAGCGCAGCGGGAAATCGTCGCCCTCAATGCCAGTGCTGTCCTTCAGGTGGGTGGTGTCGCTGCCAATTGGCCTGAAGGCATCCAACGGGCTCAAGACTGTCTCGCCAGTGGTGCCGCCCTGGAAAAACTCTATGCCCTAGTCCGGTTTCTCAAGGCTAGGTGA
- the gshB gene encoding glutathione synthase, whose amino-acid sequence MEFLFIIDPIAHLQPHHDTSLALMAAAHEQGHKVWFCTVNDLFVDQGYCKAWARPVTLQLDEQPFYQAGTAQRISLTQTPVVFMRKDPPVDRQYLLATYLLDRVDPERTLVVNAPHGLRAANEKMYALNFARYLPETLVTSRAQEVFTFLEIHGQAVLKPLDGKGGEGIFLLDSRDKNLKALIELSTQFEMIPVMVQRYLPEARQGDKRIIVLAGQPLGAVLRVPQADDVRGNLRVGGTAVATSITPHEAEICAHLASQLLADGLYFVGLDVIGPYLTEINLTSPTGIQEIDQLHGTHLADAVIRWAVTQRAS is encoded by the coding sequence ATGGAATTCCTCTTTATCATCGACCCCATCGCCCACCTCCAGCCCCACCATGACACCTCCTTAGCCCTCATGGCAGCCGCACACGAGCAAGGGCACAAGGTTTGGTTTTGTACGGTGAACGACCTCTTTGTGGACCAGGGGTACTGCAAAGCCTGGGCCAGACCCGTCACCCTCCAGTTGGATGAACAGCCTTTTTATCAAGCCGGGACCGCCCAACGCATTAGCCTGACCCAAACCCCTGTGGTCTTCATGCGCAAGGACCCACCTGTAGACCGCCAATATTTGCTCGCCACCTATCTCCTAGACCGGGTGGACCCAGAGCGGACCCTGGTGGTCAATGCACCCCATGGGCTCAGGGCTGCCAACGAAAAAATGTACGCCCTCAATTTTGCCCGCTACCTGCCTGAAACCCTGGTGACCAGTCGGGCTCAAGAGGTTTTTACGTTCCTGGAAATCCATGGTCAGGCGGTTCTCAAACCTTTGGACGGCAAGGGCGGGGAGGGGATCTTTCTGCTGGATAGTCGGGATAAAAACCTAAAAGCGTTGATTGAATTGAGCACCCAATTTGAGATGATTCCGGTCATGGTCCAGCGCTATCTGCCCGAGGCCCGCCAAGGGGACAAACGCATCATTGTTCTTGCGGGACAACCACTAGGAGCCGTTCTACGCGTCCCACAGGCCGACGATGTCCGAGGGAATCTGCGCGTGGGCGGGACCGCTGTCGCCACCAGCATCACGCCCCATGAAGCGGAGATCTGTGCCCACCTTGCCTCCCAGCTCCTAGCGGACGGTCTATACTTCGTCGGTCTCGATGTGATTGGCCCTTATCTCACAGAGATCAACCTCACAAGCCCCACAGGTATCCAAGAAATTGACCAGTTACACGGCACCCACTTGGCCGATGCAGTCATTCGTTGGGCTGTCACCCAACGAGCCTCATGA
- a CDS encoding tetratricopeptide repeat protein, with protein MLLSSISFAPQPEVLDIALAEHRYRVTAQGVTEVTPEPCSLLPLFVPIPLPYRLSLEEVRFEQVLSDEASVAGVVVQRGERALLIRGYWNQQRLTEFKICYQSDKPGAVTEVYRQSAATYFDLERQERVAWNLKNRGQYREAREEFHKILYQTKDPLKVCSLALEVGNCEYVLIEGIDQTPKARQWYQHALRTLIPYRLEAQAHGIQRAQNPWEYWYFKTLVNIANLDMRCGHLKKAEERYIEVTKYSQSIGMLKEYCISLDGRAVIAAIFQQWEKAVDFLETSRQADPVKFKEYGPMWLNLARCYIELGRFDEASMELQQILEVCNSEPDRALALLNMGWILELQEQFGSALKYYQYSYTTYPRFDSLVCTAWLLRFQDKREAVILAVQGARLLQEMAFDPIQDHAPEWMKILHILKDEPQFYEVLDGVGLWIARVSTCLPAAYWETPARQEFLQSIRDFENGCTHNCLPGLS; from the coding sequence ATGTTGCTCAGCTCCATCAGCTTCGCCCCCCAGCCCGAAGTTTTGGATATTGCCCTCGCAGAACACCGCTATCGGGTCACTGCTCAGGGTGTTACTGAAGTGACGCCGGAGCCCTGTTCTCTACTCCCCCTGTTCGTACCGATCCCCTTACCGTATAGACTGTCCCTGGAAGAGGTCAGGTTTGAGCAGGTCCTTAGCGATGAAGCGAGTGTGGCAGGGGTCGTAGTTCAGAGGGGTGAGCGTGCACTTTTGATTAGAGGCTACTGGAATCAGCAGAGGCTGACAGAGTTCAAGATTTGCTATCAGTCAGATAAACCTGGAGCAGTTACTGAGGTTTATCGGCAATCCGCAGCGACATACTTTGACCTAGAGCGTCAGGAACGGGTGGCTTGGAATTTGAAGAATAGAGGACAATATCGAGAGGCTCGTGAGGAGTTTCATAAGATTCTATATCAAACCAAAGATCCCTTGAAAGTCTGCTCTTTGGCTTTGGAGGTAGGGAACTGTGAGTATGTGTTAATTGAAGGGATAGACCAGACCCCAAAAGCCCGGCAGTGGTATCAACATGCCTTGCGCACGCTCATTCCTTATAGGCTAGAAGCTCAAGCTCATGGTATTCAAAGGGCACAAAATCCCTGGGAATATTGGTACTTTAAAACCTTAGTTAATATTGCTAACTTAGATATGCGGTGCGGACATCTAAAAAAGGCAGAAGAGCGTTATATAGAAGTGACAAAGTATTCACAATCGATAGGTATGCTCAAGGAATATTGTATTTCCCTTGATGGGAGAGCAGTAATTGCTGCAATTTTTCAACAATGGGAAAAAGCTGTTGATTTTCTAGAGACTTCTCGGCAAGCAGATCCGGTTAAATTTAAAGAATATGGTCCGATGTGGTTGAATTTAGCTCGTTGCTATATTGAATTAGGAAGGTTTGATGAGGCATCAATGGAGTTGCAGCAGATTCTTGAAGTGTGTAACTCAGAACCTGATCGCGCGCTAGCGCTTCTGAATATGGGATGGATACTAGAACTTCAGGAGCAATTTGGTTCTGCCCTTAAATACTATCAATATAGCTATACGACCTATCCCAGGTTTGACAGTCTGGTCTGCACTGCGTGGCTACTCCGTTTTCAGGACAAACGTGAAGCGGTTATTTTGGCTGTTCAAGGAGCGCGACTGTTGCAGGAAATGGCTTTTGACCCGATCCAGGACCATGCACCGGAGTGGATGAAAATTCTCCATATTCTTAAGGATGAACCTCAGTTTTATGAGGTTCTGGATGGAGTTGGACTCTGGATCGCCCGTGTGTCTACCTGCCTTCCTGCTGCTTATTGGGAAACTCCCGCCCGTCAAGAGTTCCTCCAGAGCATCCGGGACTTTGAGAATGGGTGTACCCACAACTGTTTGCCCGGACTGAGCTAA
- a CDS encoding tetratricopeptide repeat protein, which yields MLLGSISFAPQSEVLEIAFGEHCYRVTAQGVTAAPLDAYFRLDLCTPIPIPYRLPLEAVQFREVLDGEAKVVRVVVQGDGRALTITTYWQQQQWIAFTLCHQSSSSEEVIELCQQSSQTYFDLERREQLAWDLRNNGHYQEAREEFRQVLYQTKDPLKGCALMLEIGNCEYLLGQSVEQSSKAYQWYQRAQRALALYGSEAQLSDFTGKYNPWKRLHMRILVNLANINVVRGRLEEGKAGYEAVIRYAQPLGLQREYHFALQGQALIASILGQRDRVIDVLEFCKKIDVATLRENYSLRLNLSHSYILVGRLIEADIELKKMLDDYEQEELRATVIYNLAWIAELRGEIGTALEYYQWSYSTHPNLDSLVGLAWLLRFQDPSEAISLVLQAVRLLEEVAFDPLQDYTLEWIKILDILRHRPQFYNALDSAGFWIARMSTCLPAAYWETPARRKFLQCIRDYENSLNLASSPKV from the coding sequence ATGCTGCTCGGTTCCATCAGCTTCGCCCCCCAGTCTGAAGTCCTGGAAATTGCTTTTGGGGAACACTGCTATCGGGTTACCGCTCAGGGAGTGACAGCGGCACCGCTGGATGCCTATTTCCGCCTCGATCTTTGCACGCCGATCCCCATACCCTATAGACTACCCTTGGAAGCAGTCCAGTTTAGAGAGGTTCTTGACGGCGAGGCGAAAGTGGTGAGGGTAGTAGTTCAGGGGGATGGGCGAGCCCTCACGATTACCACCTATTGGCAGCAACAGCAATGGATAGCGTTCACACTATGTCACCAATCCAGCTCCTCTGAAGAAGTAATTGAACTATGCCAGCAATCGTCCCAGACCTATTTTGACCTGGAGCGCCGCGAACAGCTAGCTTGGGATTTGCGGAATAATGGGCATTATCAGGAAGCTCGTGAAGAATTTCGTCAGGTCTTATATCAGACGAAAGATCCCTTAAAAGGCTGCGCTTTAATGCTGGAGATAGGTAACTGCGAATATCTCTTAGGCCAATCCGTAGAGCAATCATCCAAAGCCTACCAGTGGTATCAGCGTGCTCAACGTGCCTTGGCACTCTATGGATCTGAAGCTCAGCTTTCTGATTTTACAGGGAAGTATAATCCCTGGAAGCGATTGCATATGAGAATCTTGGTTAATCTTGCCAATATCAATGTAGTCCGTGGTCGCCTTGAGGAGGGAAAAGCAGGCTATGAAGCAGTGATAAGGTATGCACAACCCCTGGGTCTGCAACGAGAATACCACTTCGCTCTTCAAGGTCAGGCTTTAATCGCCAGCATCCTAGGGCAACGGGACAGAGTAATTGATGTACTTGAATTTTGTAAAAAGATAGACGTAGCTACGCTGCGAGAGAATTACTCGCTTAGATTGAATTTATCGCACAGTTATATTTTAGTGGGTAGGCTCATTGAAGCCGATATCGAGTTAAAAAAAATGTTAGATGATTACGAACAAGAAGAACTCCGGGCTACTGTGATATACAATTTGGCCTGGATTGCGGAGCTGCGTGGTGAGATAGGGACCGCTCTTGAATATTATCAATGGAGCTATTCGACTCATCCCAACCTTGATTCTCTCGTTGGTCTAGCTTGGTTACTGCGCTTTCAAGATCCTTCTGAAGCGATAAGCTTAGTTTTACAGGCAGTGCGGCTTCTGGAAGAAGTCGCTTTTGATCCGCTTCAAGACTATACCTTGGAGTGGATTAAGATCCTTGATATTCTCAGACATAGACCGCAATTCTATAATGCTCTCGATAGCGCTGGTTTTTGGATTGCCCGGATGTCTACCTGCCTTCCTGCTGCTTATTGGGAGACTCCGGCTCGTCGGAAGTTTCTCCAGTGTATTCGGGACTATGAAAATAGCCTCAATCTAGCTTCCTCGCCCAAGGTTTAG
- a CDS encoding amidase family protein, translating to MKISKQAFAPWIASGLLLGLGPAPLLAQQICVDEITIPAIQTAFQAGTLTPTSLVQAYQARITAYDKQGPTINTILENNPEALAIAGSVGLPNGPLHGIPILLKDNIDTADQLHTSGGTLALANSIALQDSWVAQRLRQAGAVILGKANMTEYANFMSINMPSGYSSRGGQVLNPYNLAVDSLGIPIVTPGGSSSGPGASVAANLTTVAIGTETSGSILSPANQNGIVGIKPTVGLISRAGILPISATQDTAGPMARTVRDAAIVLGTLTGVDPRDPATLASVGKSFTDYTQFLDPNGLRGARIGVPTDVYYATSTNPQGFTQERLNIMIQVIKTLKRLGAKIVEANIATARQVGGPGTTTTVLIAPRTPPIPTPGTSAQVSTVLVYDFKHDLNLYLAGLAPSFPIKTLADAIAFNTANPATTLRFGQDILTAAEATIGDLSEPEYTSARNLDIQQSQTDGIDAYLTTNNLDAILFPSNRGAGIAAKAGYPSVLVPAGFTADGTPYGATFTGRAFSEPTLIKFAYAYEQATHLRRPPSSTPPLAGCPTP from the coding sequence GTGAAAATTTCCAAACAAGCATTCGCCCCATGGATAGCCTCCGGTCTGCTGCTCGGGCTTGGACCCGCCCCGCTTTTAGCCCAACAGATCTGTGTGGATGAGATAACCATTCCCGCCATCCAGACTGCTTTTCAAGCAGGAACGCTGACGCCCACCAGTCTGGTGCAAGCGTATCAGGCACGCATCACCGCCTACGACAAACAGGGGCCGACCATCAACACCATTCTGGAGAACAACCCCGAGGCTCTGGCTATTGCTGGGTCAGTCGGTCTGCCTAATGGTCCGCTGCATGGCATTCCGATTTTGCTCAAGGACAATATCGACACCGCCGACCAACTGCACACCAGTGGGGGCACGCTGGCACTGGCTAACTCCATTGCGCTCCAGGATTCCTGGGTTGCCCAAAGGCTCCGTCAGGCGGGAGCTGTCATCCTGGGTAAAGCCAATATGACTGAATATGCCAACTTTATGAGTATCAATATGCCCTCCGGCTACAGTTCTCGGGGCGGGCAAGTCCTCAATCCTTACAATCTAGCCGTCGATAGTCTAGGGATACCTATCGTCACGCCCGGTGGCTCTAGTTCTGGTCCAGGAGCGTCCGTTGCGGCAAATTTAACGACCGTGGCGATTGGGACCGAGACCTCTGGTTCAATTTTGAGTCCTGCCAACCAAAACGGAATTGTTGGGATCAAACCGACCGTGGGTCTCATCAGTCGTGCGGGGATTCTCCCTATCTCCGCCACCCAGGATACTGCCGGTCCCATGGCCCGCACCGTGCGGGATGCGGCAATCGTGCTCGGGACGCTCACCGGAGTAGACCCCCGTGACCCAGCCACCCTCGCCAGCGTCGGCAAATCGTTCACGGACTACACGCAGTTTCTCGACCCCAATGGGCTTAGAGGGGCGCGCATTGGGGTTCCGACTGACGTTTACTACGCAACGAGCACCAATCCCCAGGGCTTTACCCAAGAGCGGCTCAATATTATGATTCAGGTCATCAAAACCCTGAAGCGCCTCGGCGCAAAGATCGTTGAGGCCAATATTGCTACAGCCCGCCAAGTCGGAGGACCGGGGACGACGACGACGGTGCTCATTGCCCCTCGGACGCCCCCCATACCCACCCCAGGCACCTCAGCACAGGTCTCTACGGTGCTGGTCTACGATTTCAAGCACGACCTGAACCTCTATTTGGCGGGGCTTGCACCGAGCTTCCCCATCAAAACCCTGGCTGATGCGATCGCCTTTAACACAGCCAACCCTGCTACGACCCTGCGCTTTGGGCAGGATATCCTCACCGCCGCTGAAGCAACCATAGGTGACCTCTCCGAGCCCGAGTATACGAGCGCCCGCAACCTCGATATCCAACAGTCCCAAACCGATGGGATCGACGCCTACCTAACCACCAACAATTTGGATGCCATCCTCTTTCCCTCCAACCGGGGTGCGGGCATTGCAGCGAAAGCGGGCTACCCCAGTGTCCTGGTCCCGGCAGGATTTACCGCCGATGGCACGCCCTACGGGGCAACGTTCACGGGCCGCGCCTTCAGTGAACCGACCTTGATCAAGTTCGCCTATGCCTACGAACAGGCGACGCATCTGCGTCGTCCCCCCAGCAGCACCCCGCCTCTGGCCGGTTGCCCCACACCCTAG
- a CDS encoding PEP-CTERM sorting domain-containing protein (PEP-CTERM proteins occur, often in large numbers, in the proteomes of bacteria that also encode an exosortase, a predicted intramembrane cysteine proteinase. The presence of a PEP-CTERM domain at a protein's C-terminus predicts cleavage within the sorting domain, followed by covalent anchoring to some some component of the (usually Gram-negative) cell surface. Many PEP-CTERM proteins exhibit an unusual sequence composition that includes large numbers of potential glycosylation sites. Expression of one such protein has been shown restore the ability of a bacterium to form floc, a type of biofilm.) has translation MKKLTLAVVFLSLSSLAQAATFTYTGDTTGGPTFTRPSADPDTAAILPALSGLGRNDRFQSFVFTVDTPGVYNFTSAQTFDGYLFFYQNSFSPTSPLTNALLGNDDDATLGIGFSSLSGINLTTNTSYILVTTGFDFSEFGTFTNTIVGPGNAVPGPEPSTTLGLLMLGVWGGGTRLKALRLKRKA, from the coding sequence ATGAAAAAGCTTACGCTGGCTGTCGTCTTCCTCAGCCTGAGTAGCCTTGCTCAGGCTGCCACCTTTACCTATACCGGAGACACTACGGGGGGGCCGACATTCACCCGGCCCTCTGCCGACCCGGACACCGCAGCTATTCTCCCGGCGCTGTCGGGCCTCGGGCGCAATGACCGCTTCCAAAGTTTTGTGTTCACGGTAGATACTCCAGGCGTGTACAACTTCACCAGTGCACAGACTTTTGATGGCTACCTTTTTTTCTACCAGAACAGCTTTAGCCCGACGAGTCCGCTGACCAATGCCCTTTTGGGAAACGATGATGACGCTACTTTAGGGATTGGATTTTCCAGCCTCAGTGGGATAAATCTGACCACGAATACCAGTTATATTCTCGTCACGACAGGATTTGACTTCAGTGAATTTGGAACCTTCACCAATACCATCGTCGGCCCCGGCAATGCGGTGCCTGGACCCGAGCCCTCGACAACCCTGGGTTTGCTGATGCTGGGAGTTTGGGGCGGGGGAACCCGGCTCAAAGCCCTGCGGCTGAAACGCAAGGCTTAG
- a CDS encoding TldD/PmbA family protein, with the protein MDSHALLDLACKSGADHAEVYWTSSSEESINFEANRLKQAEFAQEEGCALTVWLGEQAGVSVVHGAGDPEALVQRALKAARVAPVIGVPRNHNFHHDQPQTQAPLATEQLRTWGDMLIDGLRTEQPQLICQCGVSQEQAEVHILNTEGLDCRASFLAHSAFLAAEWVRGEDFLQVYDGETTRNGDLNLTALVTGCLERVHWAETIAPTLQGDYPVLFTNRAAALIFGPITSALNGRLVSQQASPWWEARGQQVLHPTLTLFQNPTLGPGAIPFDDEGTPTQVIPFIEAGVLQSFYCDLRTAQDLGVATTGNGFRSSLGSFASPGLVNILLTPGTVRWAELLRSMVDGLIVDQVMGNGPGISGDFSVNVELGYRVRHGEVVGRVKDTMIAGNTYTLLKNDPVLSQEANWQGDFYLPHLYLPKVTVTGAV; encoded by the coding sequence TTGGACTCCCACGCTCTTTTGGACCTTGCCTGCAAGTCTGGGGCTGACCATGCTGAGGTCTACTGGACCAGCAGCAGCGAAGAAAGCATCAATTTTGAGGCCAATCGCCTCAAACAGGCGGAATTTGCCCAGGAAGAGGGCTGCGCCCTGACGGTCTGGCTCGGTGAGCAGGCTGGGGTGAGCGTAGTCCACGGAGCGGGAGACCCCGAAGCGCTGGTCCAACGTGCCCTCAAGGCTGCCCGTGTCGCTCCTGTTATCGGGGTGCCGCGCAATCATAACTTCCACCATGACCAACCCCAGACCCAAGCCCCGCTTGCTACCGAGCAGTTGCGGACCTGGGGCGACATGCTGATCGATGGGCTGCGCACCGAACAGCCACAACTGATCTGCCAGTGCGGGGTCAGTCAGGAGCAAGCCGAGGTGCACATCCTCAACACGGAGGGCCTCGACTGTCGGGCATCCTTCCTCGCCCACAGTGCCTTTTTAGCTGCGGAATGGGTGCGCGGGGAAGATTTTCTACAGGTCTACGATGGGGAGACAACCCGCAACGGGGATCTGAATTTGACCGCGCTGGTGACAGGCTGCCTTGAACGGGTGCACTGGGCTGAGACCATAGCCCCCACCCTCCAAGGCGACTATCCGGTCCTCTTTACCAACCGCGCGGCTGCCCTCATCTTTGGTCCGATTACCAGTGCGCTCAATGGTCGTCTGGTCAGCCAGCAGGCTTCTCCCTGGTGGGAGGCTCGGGGCCAACAGGTCCTCCATCCCACGCTGACCTTGTTCCAGAACCCGACTCTAGGGCCGGGGGCGATACCCTTTGACGACGAAGGCACCCCCACCCAAGTGATCCCCTTCATTGAAGCCGGGGTGTTGCAAAGCTTTTACTGCGACCTCAGGACGGCTCAGGATCTGGGCGTTGCTACCACAGGCAATGGTTTTAGGAGCAGCCTCGGCAGTTTCGCCAGTCCGGGCTTGGTCAATATCCTCCTCACTCCTGGTACGGTGCGCTGGGCAGAACTGTTGCGCAGCATGGTGGACGGGCTCATTGTCGATCAGGTGATGGGAAATGGGCCGGGGATTTCTGGGGACTTCTCAGTCAACGTAGAGTTGGGCTACCGAGTGCGGCATGGGGAAGTCGTGGGCCGAGTCAAAGACACAATGATCGCTGGCAATACCTACACCCTACTTAAAAATGACCCAGTCTTGAGCCAGGAGGCCAACTGGCAGGGGGATTTTTATCTGCCGCACCTCTATCTGCCCAAAGTCACTGTCACGGGCGCTGTCTAA